In Anaerobacillus isosaccharinicus, one genomic interval encodes:
- a CDS encoding HNH endonuclease: MGAIRQFIKWRDVSGYEGFYQINNIGQIYSCHSNKILTNYVSSDGYLRVNLSVRGKVKIKMVHVLVAQTFIPNEKELPVVNHIDGNKLNPNVNNLEWVTHSENTRHAFEIGLAKPSEKSREHARKVAAKNGAKTTSKPVIQYTVDGDKVAEFPSIKAACRATGANDGYMSMVCRRKKQTAGGFVWRYKDDPEFY, from the coding sequence ATGGGTGCGATTAGACAATTTATCAAATGGCGAGATGTTTCCGGATATGAAGGGTTTTACCAGATTAATAATATAGGGCAAATCTATAGTTGTCATTCAAATAAAATTCTAACAAACTACGTTTCTTCTGACGGGTATTTACGAGTTAACTTGAGTGTAAGAGGAAAAGTGAAAATAAAAATGGTGCATGTTTTAGTTGCTCAAACATTTATTCCTAATGAAAAAGAGTTACCGGTTGTTAATCATATTGACGGAAATAAATTAAATCCAAATGTTAATAACCTTGAATGGGTTACTCATTCTGAAAATACCAGACATGCATTTGAAATAGGCTTAGCTAAGCCTTCAGAAAAAAGTCGTGAACACGCACGAAAGGTTGCTGCTAAAAACGGAGCTAAAACAACCAGTAAACCCGTTATCCAATACACAGTAGACGGTGATAAAGTTGCTGAATTTCCAAGTATTAAGGCCGCATGTAGAGCAACTGGTGCGAATGATGGTTACATGAGTATGGTATGCAGAAGGAAAAAACAAACAGCAGGCGGATTTGTATGGAGGTATAAAGATGACCCAGAATTCTATTGA
- a CDS encoding RusA family crossover junction endodeoxyribonuclease, with product MTQNSIEFFMPMLPPKSTAQMKKVTVVNGKPVFYEPDDLKAARSKLMAHLGKHVPKDKYTSAVRLTSWWLFQATGNHKNGQYKTTKPDTDNMVKLLKDCMTDLNFWTDDCLVASEVIEKYWADVPGIFVRIEAI from the coding sequence ATGACCCAGAATTCTATTGAATTTTTCATGCCAATGCTTCCACCGAAATCAACCGCCCAAATGAAAAAAGTAACAGTCGTGAACGGTAAACCGGTATTCTACGAACCGGATGATTTAAAAGCAGCACGTTCAAAGTTAATGGCACACCTTGGAAAACATGTTCCTAAGGATAAATACACTTCAGCTGTGAGATTGACATCTTGGTGGTTGTTTCAGGCTACAGGGAATCATAAAAATGGCCAATATAAGACGACAAAACCTGATACAGATAACATGGTCAAACTCTTAAAGGATTGCATGACAGATTTAAATTTTTGGACGGATGATTGTCTGGTAGCTAGTGAGGTCATTGAAAAGTATTGGGCTGATGTGCCAGGTATTTTCGTTCGAATCGAGGCGATTTGA
- a CDS encoding zinc-finger domain-containing protein, which yields MGARRMILKEIDKIIEANCKKCSTRAELIKTDDRNYSKTNAYCIGECVIGKDIQKFGRKLLENRKA from the coding sequence ATGGGCGCACGAAGGATGATATTAAAGGAGATCGACAAGATCATTGAAGCGAATTGCAAGAAGTGTTCTACCAGAGCGGAGTTAATTAAAACAGATGACAGGAACTATTCAAAAACAAACGCTTATTGCATAGGAGAGTGTGTGATCGGAAAGGATATTCAAAAGTTTGGTAGAAAACTTCTTGAAAACAGAAAAGCATAA
- a CDS encoding head maturation protease, ClpP-related produces the protein MGKKKNKAFFEMKASADNKTADIFIYGEITKWAWEEYGEVSSITFKNELDALGDEIETINLYINSPGGSVFETMAIIAMLQRHPAKIISYIDGVGASCASVLPMISDKIIMYANSMLMIHNAWTYASGNADQLRKAADDIERINQSMIQFYLDRAGDKLDAETLKQLLDAETWLSAEDAMKYGLCDEIIETNNAAACVDEKWAKQYKNVPKQLVQVANSLSQGIPDEEMAIRQQILEDSKANLTYLNTILGGM, from the coding sequence GTGGGAAAGAAGAAGAATAAAGCATTTTTTGAGATGAAAGCATCTGCTGACAATAAAACAGCGGATATTTTTATTTATGGTGAAATAACCAAGTGGGCGTGGGAAGAGTATGGAGAAGTTTCTTCTATCACTTTTAAAAACGAATTAGATGCTTTAGGTGATGAAATAGAAACGATTAATCTCTATATAAACTCACCTGGTGGATCTGTTTTTGAAACAATGGCCATTATCGCTATGTTACAACGTCATCCAGCCAAAATTATATCTTACATTGACGGTGTAGGGGCCTCTTGTGCTTCGGTATTACCTATGATTTCTGACAAAATTATAATGTACGCAAATTCTATGTTGATGATACACAATGCATGGACCTATGCAAGCGGAAATGCTGATCAGTTACGTAAAGCAGCAGATGATATTGAGCGAATTAACCAATCAATGATCCAATTTTACTTAGATCGAGCAGGAGACAAGCTTGACGCAGAGACATTAAAGCAACTTCTTGATGCTGAAACCTGGTTAAGTGCTGAAGATGCAATGAAATATGGTCTATGTGATGAAATCATTGAAACAAATAATGCTGCAGCTTGTGTCGACGAAAAGTGGGCCAAGCAGTACAAAAATGTACCGAAACAGTTAGTTCAAGTTGCTAACAGCTTAAGTCAGGGTATTCCAGATGAGGAAATGGCTATCAGGCAACAAATATTAGAGGATTCAAAAGCAAATTTAACTTATTTAAACACCATTCTAGGGGGAATGTAA
- a CDS encoding phage major capsid protein, with protein sequence MTKSKELLKTVTQKNRFKLNLQFFSGKTLYELKQNMATIGQQLQKVEGELSAKAIDTTAKMEDIQALQQSKKDLQMRFDVIKEQHDGLEAEQKAKFAEQAHARAASLGNIDDPQQKVVKAKAELIRSTMRQKPIDVDVRAALGDDPTTGGGKFLPKTVSNDVIMEPLAKNPLRGHSALTNITNLEIPKLSYTLDDDDFIEDKATAKELELTGDTVSFGRHKFKVFAGVSETVLNGTDTNLVQHVENALKSGVAAKEKKVAFAKTPKAGEEHMSFYQTGDKAIKKVSGENLYKAIKAAIADLHEDYRENAKIFMTYADYSEIIETLANGNATLYTAQPEQVLGKPVIFADGATDPIVGDFAYSHFNYDIGELFERDKDIKTGIEQFVVTAWFDHQIKLKSAFRIAEVVATP encoded by the coding sequence ATGACAAAAAGTAAAGAGCTATTAAAAACAGTAACGCAAAAAAATCGTTTTAAATTAAACCTTCAGTTTTTCAGCGGAAAGACTTTGTATGAATTAAAGCAAAACATGGCAACAATTGGTCAGCAACTTCAAAAAGTTGAAGGGGAACTATCTGCAAAAGCAATTGACACAACAGCCAAAATGGAAGATATTCAGGCGCTCCAACAGTCGAAAAAGGATTTACAAATGCGCTTTGACGTAATTAAAGAGCAGCATGATGGATTAGAAGCTGAACAAAAGGCTAAGTTTGCTGAGCAAGCTCATGCAAGAGCAGCAAGCTTAGGTAATATTGACGATCCACAACAAAAAGTAGTTAAAGCTAAAGCTGAATTGATCCGATCAACTATGCGACAAAAGCCGATTGATGTGGATGTCCGTGCTGCATTAGGAGATGACCCAACTACTGGTGGCGGAAAGTTCTTACCTAAGACAGTTTCGAATGACGTTATTATGGAGCCGTTAGCTAAAAATCCATTACGTGGACATTCAGCTTTAACAAATATCACTAACTTAGAAATTCCTAAGTTAAGTTACACACTTGATGACGATGACTTTATTGAGGACAAAGCAACAGCCAAGGAACTTGAGTTAACGGGTGATACTGTTTCTTTCGGACGTCACAAATTCAAAGTTTTTGCAGGTGTTTCTGAAACTGTATTAAACGGCACAGATACCAATTTAGTTCAGCATGTAGAAAATGCACTTAAATCAGGTGTAGCGGCAAAAGAGAAGAAGGTAGCATTTGCTAAGACTCCAAAAGCCGGAGAAGAGCATATGAGCTTCTATCAAACTGGTGATAAGGCTATTAAAAAGGTAAGTGGAGAGAATTTGTATAAGGCTATTAAGGCTGCTATTGCAGATTTACATGAGGATTACCGCGAAAATGCAAAAATCTTTATGACTTATGCAGATTACTCGGAAATCATTGAGACTCTTGCAAATGGAAATGCGACTCTTTACACGGCTCAACCAGAACAGGTACTAGGAAAGCCAGTAATTTTCGCTGATGGTGCTACGGATCCAATTGTTGGTGATTTCGCATACTCACACTTCAACTATGATATTGGAGAACTTTTCGAGCGTGACAAAGACATCAAAACAGGTATCGAGCAATTTGTTGTAACAGCATGGTTTGATCACCAAATCAAATTAAAATCAGCATTCCGTATTGCTGAAGTAGTCGCTACTCCTTAA
- a CDS encoding phage portal protein, translating to MKLWQRAKTAVKMAITGWKGATYDFSNWFGRTFWGIDNSKLATNETIFSVISRLANTLSALPIKLHYNYDVISDHQSADVLINEPNQNMSSFDFMNDLEVSRNEHGNGYAVILRDIRMQPIEILPLDPGCVTEIINREDGSLWYEVRGEKNTMYVHNTDMIHVKHIRGPNRWKGLNPLKVLANTIKYDKAVQEFSLTEMEKKESFILGYGANVDAEKQKEIIGHFRRFYQENGGILFKEPGVEITEMKKQYFASDTLASERITRSRVANVFNVPVSFLNDTEGGTLGSNEQEMIRFVNMTLLPIVRQYEHEFNRKLLTKTDRKTGLYFKFNLGGLLRGDTAARTAFYQMMLRTGGFKPNEVRRLEDMPPDKSPNADKLWISGDLYPIDMDPTLRKSSSKGGENGGKEEE from the coding sequence TTGAAACTATGGCAACGTGCAAAAACGGCGGTAAAAATGGCGATAACAGGTTGGAAAGGGGCGACATATGACTTTTCTAACTGGTTTGGGCGAACATTCTGGGGGATTGATAATAGTAAACTAGCAACAAATGAAACTATTTTCAGTGTTATAAGCAGACTTGCAAATACCTTATCAGCACTTCCTATTAAGCTACATTATAACTATGACGTTATTTCTGATCATCAATCTGCTGACGTTCTTATCAATGAGCCCAATCAAAACATGAGTAGTTTTGATTTTATGAACGATCTTGAAGTAAGTCGTAATGAACATGGAAATGGTTATGCAGTTATCTTACGTGATATTCGAATGCAACCAATTGAAATTTTACCACTGGATCCAGGGTGTGTGACAGAAATAATTAATCGTGAAGATGGCTCGTTGTGGTATGAAGTCCGTGGAGAAAAAAATACAATGTATGTTCATAACACGGACATGATTCATGTAAAACATATTAGAGGTCCAAATCGATGGAAGGGTCTGAATCCACTTAAGGTATTAGCTAATACAATAAAGTATGACAAAGCCGTTCAAGAATTTTCTCTAACGGAAATGGAGAAGAAAGAGTCCTTTATCTTAGGTTACGGTGCAAATGTTGATGCGGAAAAACAAAAAGAAATTATTGGCCATTTTAGGCGGTTTTATCAAGAAAATGGCGGTATTTTGTTTAAAGAACCAGGCGTAGAAATTACTGAAATGAAGAAACAATACTTTGCATCAGATACGTTGGCATCGGAACGAATTACACGTTCAAGGGTGGCCAACGTTTTTAATGTTCCGGTATCTTTCCTTAATGATACAGAGGGTGGCACACTCGGTAGTAATGAGCAAGAAATGATCCGCTTTGTAAACATGACACTGTTGCCGATCGTTAGGCAATATGAACATGAATTTAACCGAAAGTTACTTACCAAAACGGATAGAAAAACAGGCTTATATTTCAAATTTAATCTAGGTGGTCTACTTCGAGGAGATACAGCAGCAAGAACGGCTTTCTATCAGATGATGTTGCGCACTGGTGGTTTTAAACCTAACGAGGTTAGACGACTTGAGGATATGCCACCAGATAAATCACCGAACGCTGATAAGTTATGGATCTCCGGTGACCTTTATCCAATAGATATGGATCCGACTCTAAGAAAATCATCATCGAAAGGAGGTGAGAACGGTGGGAAAGAAGAAGAATAA
- a CDS encoding terminase large subunit, with protein MNVLERVFAYCDDILKGNIKACKKHKWAVKRFLKDYDDCINNPESPFYFDEDVGEDFYWFSREFKHVEGVLAGQAVGLTDFQLLISVNVFCFKKKKNGSRRFRKVYIQLARKNAKSQFLAIIGAYVAFLGDEKQRIYIAGWQKDQSDEVYIAVRDGISSSSLLDGKWKEAYGKIEVFRNGSVVVPLSRETRKTGDGKNPSVGIVDEYHNHLTSEIYDVLQSGMVARKEPLMFVITTAGFDLSRPCFIEYDYVSRILDPDDDIENDDYFAIICELDEGDDIKDESNWIKANPIVATYEEGLESIRSDLKTALDVPEKMRSFMTKTMNIWVDMKVGGYIPASKWKAGAIDEFDMTGRDVYIGVDLSKKIDLTSTGYVFPTDYGYHVGQHSFMPEEALVERRAKDKVPYDLWIEEGWMDITPGAVVDYSFVEQWIMDFINDNELNVILFCYDPYGATQFAQNMANHGLTVVEVRQGFPTLSEPTKEFRDYVYQNNQNEKKVTHVGDKVLSWAVGNAIAEMAANESIKLSKSKSRERIDPIAAIITAYVQARFATVNSGEGNIKFISINDL; from the coding sequence GTGAATGTACTTGAACGTGTTTTTGCATACTGCGACGATATTTTAAAAGGCAATATAAAGGCATGTAAAAAGCATAAATGGGCGGTCAAACGTTTTTTAAAGGACTACGACGATTGTATTAATAATCCCGAGAGTCCTTTTTATTTTGACGAGGATGTGGGAGAAGATTTTTACTGGTTCTCTCGTGAGTTCAAACACGTTGAAGGGGTTCTTGCTGGACAAGCGGTAGGGTTGACAGATTTTCAACTACTTATTTCCGTTAATGTTTTTTGTTTTAAAAAGAAAAAGAATGGATCTCGCCGCTTTCGAAAAGTCTACATTCAGTTAGCTAGGAAGAACGCTAAATCACAATTCCTAGCTATAATAGGCGCCTATGTTGCCTTTCTTGGGGATGAAAAACAACGTATTTATATCGCGGGTTGGCAAAAGGACCAATCTGATGAGGTTTATATAGCGGTGCGAGATGGTATTAGCTCTAGCTCCCTATTGGACGGTAAATGGAAAGAAGCATACGGCAAAATCGAAGTATTTAGAAACGGATCTGTAGTAGTGCCGTTGTCCCGTGAAACTAGAAAAACTGGTGATGGTAAAAACCCATCAGTCGGGATTGTGGACGAGTATCATAATCACTTAACATCTGAAATTTATGATGTTTTACAGTCTGGTATGGTTGCTCGTAAAGAACCGCTGATGTTTGTCATTACTACAGCTGGCTTTGATTTAAGTAGACCGTGCTTTATTGAATATGACTATGTGAGCCGCATACTTGATCCCGATGATGACATAGAAAATGATGATTATTTTGCAATCATTTGTGAGCTTGATGAGGGTGACGACATCAAGGATGAGTCAAACTGGATTAAAGCAAATCCGATAGTCGCCACCTATGAAGAAGGTCTCGAGTCTATTCGATCTGATTTGAAAACGGCATTAGATGTACCTGAAAAAATGCGCTCATTTATGACCAAAACAATGAATATATGGGTGGATATGAAGGTTGGCGGATATATACCTGCAAGCAAGTGGAAAGCAGGGGCAATCGATGAATTTGATATGACTGGTCGTGATGTTTATATCGGTGTCGACCTATCGAAAAAGATTGACTTAACTTCCACGGGATATGTTTTTCCTACTGATTATGGGTACCATGTTGGCCAACATTCTTTCATGCCTGAAGAAGCCTTGGTCGAGCGAAGAGCAAAGGATAAAGTGCCATATGACTTGTGGATTGAAGAGGGTTGGATGGATATTACTCCAGGTGCAGTTGTAGATTATAGCTTTGTAGAACAATGGATAATGGATTTTATTAATGATAATGAGCTGAATGTCATTTTATTTTGTTATGATCCATACGGTGCAACGCAGTTCGCCCAAAATATGGCCAATCACGGTTTAACAGTTGTTGAAGTGCGGCAAGGTTTTCCTACACTTTCAGAACCTACAAAAGAGTTTCGTGATTACGTTTACCAGAATAACCAAAACGAAAAGAAAGTAACTCATGTTGGTGATAAAGTACTATCCTGGGCAGTAGGAAATGCAATTGCTGAGATGGCAGCAAACGAGAGTATTAAACTATCAAAATCAAAATCTCGGGAAAGAATTGACCCGATTGCAGCTATAATTACAGCTTATGTACAGGCTCGCTTTGCTACTGTCAACAGTGGAGAAGGAAATATTAAGTTTATATCTATAAATGATTTGTAG
- a CDS encoding HNH endonuclease yields the protein MKKPLKPCSKSHCPNLTYETYCDQHKSVKAENNRYYDKYHRSDRSKKFYHSKAWKRVRELIKIRDNGLCRHCLENKRITVGTIVDHIIPLEQDWDKRLHEDNLQLLCQSCHNKKTAEDTRKG from the coding sequence ATGAAAAAACCTTTAAAACCTTGTAGTAAATCACACTGTCCAAATCTTACATACGAAACTTACTGCGACCAACATAAAAGTGTGAAAGCAGAAAACAATCGATACTATGACAAGTACCATCGGAGCGATCGTTCAAAGAAGTTCTACCATTCAAAAGCCTGGAAGAGAGTCCGTGAGTTGATCAAGATACGAGACAATGGTTTATGTCGACACTGCTTAGAGAATAAACGAATAACAGTTGGGACTATCGTAGACCATATTATTCCGCTTGAACAGGATTGGGATAAAAGACTCCATGAGGATAATCTACAGTTGCTTTGTCAGAGTTGTCACAACAAGAAGACGGCTGAGGACACTAGGAAGGGATAG
- a CDS encoding MazG-like family protein, with the protein MIMNDLTKVIQQWAIDRKLDTADPNKQMLKLGEEFGELCSAMARGDEWKTSDAIGDMYVVLTILSMQLGLNIEACVLAAYEEIKDRRGEMVNGTFIKDSDLNGCD; encoded by the coding sequence ATGATTATGAACGATTTAACGAAGGTTATACAACAATGGGCAATTGATAGAAAGCTAGATACTGCTGATCCGAATAAACAAATGTTGAAGCTGGGTGAAGAATTCGGCGAGTTGTGTTCAGCGATGGCTAGAGGTGACGAATGGAAAACAAGTGACGCTATTGGAGATATGTATGTTGTATTAACGATCTTATCCATGCAGCTAGGGTTAAATATTGAAGCGTGTGTCTTAGCGGCATATGAAGAGATAAAAGACCGTCGAGGCGAAATGGTGAATGGCACATTCATAAAGGATAGTGATTTAAATGGGTGCGATTAG
- a CDS encoding HNH endonuclease, whose amino-acid sequence MDNITTIEKLAKKNEKYNCEYCGKEFERTVTKGRKKRFCDDNCRVYAKNLRFKNKYEHTCKQCGSIFTSHRKNDIYCSVSCQATYRSNQTVEIKCKQCGHTFAGKKGLNYCSDECKYETRICPQCSKKFKVPRNWVYKKTFCSRKCQGRSEAKHISTCENCSSEFTGRNNRMNKFCSRKCFYEKLGYEEHNVKRTNHLSDASSIKRAIENGVEYEHIDVLEVFERDKWTCGICGDVVDDSLVYPDTMSASLDHIIPLSRGGSHTYENVQCSHLKCNIKKYNH is encoded by the coding sequence ATGGATAATATCACAACTATAGAAAAGTTGGCAAAGAAAAATGAAAAATACAACTGCGAATACTGCGGAAAAGAATTTGAAAGGACAGTAACCAAAGGTAGGAAGAAGCGGTTTTGTGACGATAATTGTAGAGTTTACGCTAAGAATTTGAGGTTTAAAAATAAATATGAACATACCTGTAAACAATGCGGCTCGATTTTTACGAGCCATAGAAAAAATGACATTTATTGTTCAGTTTCGTGCCAAGCTACTTACAGAAGTAATCAAACAGTTGAAATCAAATGCAAGCAATGCGGTCACACATTTGCCGGTAAAAAAGGTTTAAATTACTGTAGTGATGAATGTAAATATGAAACTCGAATATGTCCTCAATGTAGCAAAAAATTCAAGGTTCCTAGAAATTGGGTTTACAAGAAAACGTTTTGCTCAAGGAAATGTCAAGGTCGAAGTGAAGCTAAACATATTTCAACTTGCGAAAATTGCAGTTCTGAATTTACCGGCAGAAATAATCGCATGAATAAATTTTGTAGCCGCAAATGTTTTTATGAGAAATTAGGCTATGAAGAACATAACGTTAAACGTACAAATCACTTATCTGATGCATCAAGTATTAAGCGTGCTATCGAAAATGGCGTTGAATATGAACATATTGATGTGTTAGAAGTATTTGAAAGAGATAAATGGACATGTGGTATTTGTGGTGACGTTGTGGATGATAGTCTGGTTTATCCAGATACGATGTCTGCAAGTTTAGACCATATTATTCCACTTTCTAGGGGTGGATCCCACACTTATGAAAACGTTCAATGTTCCCATTTAAAGTGCAATATTAAAAAATATAATCATTGA
- a CDS encoding phage terminase small subunit P27 family → MAGRNRKALEVIQGNLTKAQIKQRQKQEEKMRGPTGNIKPPSYLTAAQKKEFSEIAEKLVSLGIFSELDVDNLARYLDSKYQYIQITKDIKKIKPTITVEDDNGNNKVIANEDYPVIVRARTTLFKECRAAASDLGLTITSRLKLVIPEPTTKEEKSEAERRFGGRL, encoded by the coding sequence ATGGCAGGAAGGAATAGAAAGGCATTAGAAGTTATTCAGGGAAATTTGACAAAGGCTCAAATAAAACAACGCCAGAAACAAGAAGAAAAAATGCGCGGTCCGACAGGGAATATTAAACCACCAAGTTATTTAACTGCAGCTCAGAAAAAGGAATTTAGTGAGATTGCAGAGAAGCTTGTTTCCCTTGGTATCTTTAGTGAATTAGACGTTGATAATCTAGCGCGATACTTGGATTCGAAATATCAGTATATTCAAATCACGAAAGATATTAAAAAAATTAAACCAACAATTACTGTAGAAGACGATAACGGAAATAATAAAGTTATTGCAAATGAAGATTATCCAGTTATAGTAAGGGCAAGAACTACATTGTTCAAAGAATGCCGTGCCGCAGCCAGTGATTTGGGCCTTACTATCACCTCTAGGTTAAAGTTAGTAATCCCGGAACCGACTACAAAAGAAGAAAAGAGTGAGGCAGAACGACGCTTCGGTGGTAGGCTGTGA
- a CDS encoding AAA family ATPase, with product MSNLNLLELLDYIDPTQLTYQEWIDVGFALKSENYTASDWDDWSKRDNTRYRPGECFKKWTSFEGSGITGATITKMAKDNGWTSPRNTESHELDWNDEISLDEDYKIIDKNWIEGKEIIEPVNWNPVREITRYLETLFQSTEHVGYVTETYEIIDDKTGDKIYKPTSGASDRTAGQLIEALNKCDGDIGAVLGDYKEEAGAWIRFNPLDGKGVKNDNVSDYRYTLVESDNMDIEKQNAIMRELELPIAILVHSGKRSIHAIVKVDAGNYEEYRKRVDYLYNVCKKNGLNVDNQNRNPSRLSRLPGIVRNGKKQFIIDTHIGKSDWDEWHEWIEDLNDDLPDMECLEDFYDNLPELAPPLIEGLLRQGHKMLMAGPSKAGKSFALIELAIAIAEGAKWLNWKCTQGHVLYVNLELDRASALHRFKDVYAGLGLQPRNIRNIDIWNLRGKSVPMDKLAPKLIRRAHKKGYIAVIIDPIYKVLTGDENSADQMAHFTNQFDKIATELGSSVIYCHHHSKGTQGGKKSMDRASGSGVFARDPDALIDLVELDITDDLIKQQEGSVATTLYANAIQKTNYDYFDEHVGLDDQQSVSQMNTHAKRVLTAKQLEQVENEITNAIQSIRMRSAWRVEGTLREYPKFEPVNMWFQYPVHKVDETGFLKDIKPEGDTPPWKKNFDKKKTPAESKQERKVALETAFDACGIEEKITVKAMAEYMGIAEKTVRNRIKEHGGFWVADGEVGRK from the coding sequence ATGTCAAATCTTAATTTGCTAGAGTTATTAGATTATATAGATCCAACACAGTTAACTTATCAAGAATGGATTGATGTAGGTTTCGCCTTAAAATCAGAAAATTATACCGCTAGTGATTGGGACGATTGGAGTAAACGAGACAACACTCGTTATCGTCCTGGCGAGTGCTTCAAAAAATGGACTTCATTTGAAGGTAGTGGCATCACAGGCGCAACTATCACGAAAATGGCTAAAGATAACGGATGGACCTCTCCTCGCAATACCGAGTCACACGAGCTCGATTGGAACGATGAAATTAGCTTAGATGAGGATTACAAGATCATTGATAAAAACTGGATTGAAGGAAAGGAAATCATCGAACCAGTCAACTGGAACCCAGTACGAGAGATTACCCGTTACTTAGAAACACTCTTTCAATCTACTGAACATGTTGGTTATGTAACGGAAACGTATGAAATTATCGATGACAAAACAGGCGATAAAATTTATAAACCAACTTCTGGAGCTTCTGATCGCACAGCTGGTCAATTAATTGAAGCTTTGAATAAATGTGATGGAGATATTGGAGCGGTTCTTGGCGACTATAAGGAAGAGGCAGGGGCGTGGATCCGTTTTAACCCATTAGATGGTAAAGGCGTTAAAAATGATAATGTGTCTGATTATCGCTATACCTTAGTCGAGTCCGACAACATGGACATTGAAAAACAAAATGCAATCATGCGTGAATTGGAATTGCCTATCGCGATCCTCGTTCATAGTGGAAAAAGAAGTATCCATGCCATTGTAAAAGTTGACGCAGGAAATTATGAAGAGTATCGAAAACGCGTTGATTACTTATATAACGTATGTAAGAAAAATGGGTTAAATGTAGATAACCAAAATAGAAATCCGTCTCGTTTAAGTCGTTTGCCTGGTATTGTCCGCAATGGTAAAAAACAATTTATCATTGATACTCATATCGGAAAAAGTGATTGGGATGAGTGGCATGAATGGATTGAAGATTTAAACGATGACCTTCCAGATATGGAATGTTTAGAAGATTTTTATGATAACCTTCCAGAATTAGCGCCACCCTTAATCGAAGGTCTACTTAGACAAGGACACAAAATGTTAATGGCTGGCCCTTCGAAAGCCGGGAAATCTTTCGCGTTGATTGAATTAGCTATTGCCATTGCGGAAGGTGCAAAATGGCTAAATTGGAAATGTACGCAAGGTCATGTTCTATACGTCAATCTAGAATTAGATAGAGCAAGTGCCCTTCATCGATTTAAGGATGTGTATGCAGGTTTAGGGCTCCAACCAAGAAACATTAGAAATATTGATATTTGGAACTTGAGAGGGAAGTCCGTTCCTATGGATAAATTGGCTCCTAAGTTAATCAGAAGAGCTCATAAAAAAGGTTACATTGCTGTTATTATCGATCCTATTTACAAGGTCCTGACTGGTGACGAAAATAGCGCCGATCAGATGGCTCATTTCACTAACCAATTTGACAAGATTGCCACAGAACTAGGCTCTAGTGTTATCTACTGTCACCACCACTCAAAAGGTACACAAGGCGGTAAAAAGTCAATGGATAGAGCGAGTGGATCGGGAGTGTTTGCTAGGGATCCAGATGCCTTAATCGATTTAGTAGAGCTAGATATAACAGATGATTTAATTAAGCAGCAAGAAGGCTCTGTAGCCACAACTTTATACGCAAATGCTATACAAAAAACTAATTACGATTATTTTGATGAACATGTTGGCCTTGACGATCAACAGAGCGTTTCACAGATGAATACCCATGCAAAAAGGGTGTTAACCGCAAAGCAGTTAGAACAAGTAGAAAATGAGATCACTAATGCAATACAAAGTATTCGAATGCGCTCAGCGTGGCGTGTAGAAGGTACATTACGTGAGTATCCGAAGTTTGAACCAGTTAACATGTGGTTCCAGTATCCCGTGCATAAAGTGGACGAAACAGGCTTCTTAAAAGACATTAAGCCAGAAGGGGACACACCACCTTGGAAGAAAAATTTCGATAAGAAAAAAACGCCTGCCGAGTCAAAGCAAGAACGGAAGGTAGCATTAGAAACAGCTTTCGATGCATGTGGTATCGAAGAGAAAATAACAGTCAAAGCGATGGCAGAATATATGGGTATCGCAGAAAAAACCGTAAGAAACAGAATTAAAGAACACGGAGGATTTTGGGTAGCTGATGGAGAGGTCGGAAGGAAGTAG